The DNA sequence TCGGAGTCAGCATCTTGGAGTTTTACATTGGGCGGTATCCCTTCTCTGCACACAAGGGAGATTGGAGCTTGATGTGGGGCATATGTATGTCTCAGCCTCCTGAAGCTCCTATATATGCGTCAAGAGAGTTGAGGCATTTCATTGCTTGCTGTTTGCAGAGAGAGCCGAAAAAGAGACCGTCGGCGGCGCAGTTGTTGCAGCACCCATTTATCTCCGGCAACAGCAGCGGACAGAAGTAGGTTAATCAGAATCTGCATGCTCCATGTACAACATTCGCGCCCACTTCCTTATTAGCTAGCACTTTCAATCTCTGCCAATTACTGTAATGATGATGCTGGTTATCAATATTCAGCGAACCTTTGAGATTCAATGCACGAGATTACACAGAAAAGGAAAGTTGACGAGATTCTctctttttagttttcttttttcctttctttccctCTCTGTTTGGAACTGGCTGGGTTTATAACATTTTCAAAAAGCTCTTCTTATCTTTTCTATCTATGTTTTTTCCCTATCATGTTTATTTGGTAATATGAAGTAAGCCAAGTAGCACTTCATTGtcacaaaaaaaacaaagaagaagaagaagaagaagaagaagaaggggaagTAGGCCAAGTAGCACACTGGTTTTGAAGAGGAGAGGAGCTTTATTATTGCAGGGATCGGGTTTTTCAAAATACTTTTCTTATTTGAGTGATATCAGTGGTGCAACTTTACTTTAGTATTCAATATCAATAATCATGAGGCAATTTCTTGAGGTgcttttataataaaaataaatgtcaCAGTTGCCATCTTTATTCATTGGCATGGGTAGGTTCCATCAAGATTTGGCTCAAGGTTTGCATGCTGCTTTCATTGCAGTCatgtgatgtatttggaattttAGAAATAGAGTCAGCTGGTGCACACGTGGATCTGATTAATGGTCACAAGTTGATTAATGGGCGCATACATTCTAGTACGATGGCTTAGGAACTAGTGTACGGTAATATGGAGAAGCTCATTATGTATTTTGAAGAGTTTAAGAGTCTCCGTAGATTTCTTGTGGTTCATGATTACTTTTGAGTTCTATCTAAATGTATAACTGTTGTTAAGTTGAGGTGAATAATAATTAAGCAGATCAAGCTCAACTGATATATATGTTTATGGAACACTACTCAAATGTTTATGAAACAACCTAAAGCTTAAATTACGTTCGGTTTAACTCGATCTTAAGTCAATATAAAAAACGTGTTGAATATATAGTATATATGCAAAATAAATAGTAACCTTAAATAATAAAGGTGatctaaaagaaaaattatatttcatttaGTTAAACTTTTAATATTATAAATATTTTAGTTAGATCATAAAATCAGTATCctttttaaagaaaatataatgaGTTTTTCGCGAGCTTTAGTAGTCAAATATATTGAAGTTCAGGCTGGGAGCATCTTCCTATTGAGTATAATATTGAGTTCAAACTCGACTCGTGTTTCTATCAAACATGAGTTGAATGACTCGAAATTGAATCAGAATGTGCCGAACTCGAATTGCATAGAGTTGATTAATTTGCAGCTTAAGTTTCCTCACTAGGTGATAAAATATGAGGATTTCGGACGTCAAAATTGTCTCTCGTATTAAAGTCTTTTGCATGGTGGTTATGAACATTTGGTTGCACTTTACGAAATCGATCACAAAATCAAAGTCTAGGATACACTTTCACTCATTGCGCATATGACTGAGCACCAAATTAAGCTACATCTAGCTACTTAATTAGGGCTAGCTGTGACTTGGAATCTTGGATGTTCTAGATTGGGGCTTCGTGGGCATAGTCTCGTCCCTACTGACGTTGCCACGCGCAGAAATTCTTTGGTTTGAATATATAGGttgttttttttactttttaagaATTTCAGTGAACCTTATAGTCTAGTTCCGGGAAGGTTGTTGGAGTCCACACAGCGTTTGTACAACTGGAAATTatctgaataatctctcaaaTTAATTGTTGGTCAGTTGGTCCAAGAATCGACTGGCATAGTTTCTTTCTTGCTGACCGAACAACaaaagtttctttgtttttgaaaaGTCAGAGAAGAGCAAGGCTGCTATGGTAAAAAAATGATTATAAATCAGGGAAGAGCAACAATGCCAAGGAAACTGCATATCTGCAACTATAAAAGCAATGAATAAAACCTACGCTTTCTAATCAAGATAAAGAACTGATTAAGCAAGCAAAAGTTGATTAAGCAATAATGTCGACGAGAAGTATTTGCGAATCACCTTCAAGTTCTAAACGTCAACACTGGACAAAGAAGCTTCGTAACAAGATTCGTAGCATGTTGTCGATCCACCAACGTTCCGTACCGCAGCCTCCCCGTCCGGTTCCCACGTCGGCTCCGACGGAGGAACTTCCCATCAACTTCTTGGAGCCAGAGCGGGCGATCAACTCCTATCTCAATCAGGGCAGCCTCAACCTCCCCCTCCGGTTCCGTACCGCAGCCTCCGCCTCCGGTTCCCACCTCGGCTCCGACGGAGGAACTTCCGATCAACTTCTTGAAGCCGGAGCGGGTGATCAACTCCGATCAGCTCGGCTTAGTAAAAGTATGTTGGCGAGGTCTTGCAGATCATTTTCAACCTGTAAAAGTATACACCCAGTAAAACATGGTAAGAGTTTCTCCATGGACCAAAGTTCCGTACCCCAGCCTCTTCTTCCGGTTCCCAGCTCGGCTCTTCCGGTACCGGAGTCACTTCTGATCAACTTCTCGGATATAGAGCGGGAGAAAAAACCGATTAGAAGCGGAGCCGGAGGCACGGTCTACAAAGCCGTTCACAAGCCGACCGGCCGGCTCTACGCGGTGAAAGTGATCTACGGAGACCCTGAGGACTCAGTCCGGAGTCAGATCTTCGAAGAGTTCCAAGTCCTCCGCAAAGTTGCTAACCCTAACGTCGTCAAGTGCTACGACATTTTCGATCACAACAGCGAGATACAGGTGCTGCTAGAATTCATGGACGGAGGTTCGTTAAAGGGCAAGTACATCCACGACGAGAAAGCTCTCTCCAATTTGGCTCGGCAGATCCTCACCGGCTTGGCCTATCTCCACAGACGGCACGTCGTCCACCGCGATATCAAGCCCGCTAATCTCTTGATCAACACCCGAAATGAAGTAAAAATTGCTGATTTCGTGGGAAAAGTTTTGGCGCAGACTATGGACCCTTGTAACTCCTGTGTGGGAAATATAGCCTACATGAGCCCGGAGAGGATCAACCCTGATCTCAATCAGGACAATTACGACCGCTACGCCGGCGATATTTGGAGCTTTGGGGTCAGCATCTTGGAAATTTACGTAGGTCGGTACCCCTTCTCTGTGGATCGTTACCAAAAAGGATACTGGTTCCGCTTAACTTGGGTAATATGTATGTCTCAGCCTCCTGAAGCTCCTTCTACTGCGTCCAGAGAGTTCAGGCATTTCATTGCTTGCTGTTTGCAACGAGAGCCGAATAAAAGATTCTCGGCGGCTCAGTTGTTGCAGCACCCATTCATCTCTGGCCATGGCGGTGGACAGACCCAGGTTGATCAGTAGTACGTCATGCTTGTTTTACGATTGTTGAttcattgttttattttattactcGTTCATCGTTTCGATGATATTGATTTCTTGGAtaaggatgataatgaagaaGCTAGAACTGGGGAAATGGGCTCTTTTGGTTTTAGCTTTACTACTTAGTAGTGTTGTTAATTAATCTATCagttaagaatatatatatatatagggtacTTTCAGTGAGAGATTCTTTTTTTTAGTCTTTTCTAAGGACA is a window from the Rosa chinensis cultivar Old Blush chromosome 2, RchiOBHm-V2, whole genome shotgun sequence genome containing:
- the LOC112189195 gene encoding mitogen-activated protein kinase kinase 5, with amino-acid sequence MSTRSICESPSSSKRQHWTKKLRNKIRSMLSIHQRSVPQPPRPVPTSAPTEELPINFLEPERAINSYLNQGSLNLPLRFRTAASASGSHLGSDGGTSDQLLEAGAGDQLRSARLSKSMLARSCRSFSTCKSIHPVKHGKSFSMDQSSVPQPLLPVPSSALPVPESLLINFSDIEREKKPIRSGAGGTVYKAVHKPTGRLYAVKVIYGDPEDSVRSQIFEEFQVLRKVANPNVVKCYDIFDHNSEIQVLLEFMDGGSLKGKYIHDEKALSNLARQILTGLAYLHRRHVVHRDIKPANLLINTRNEVKIADFVGKVLAQTMDPCNSCVGNIAYMSPERINPDLNQDNYDRYAGDIWSFGVSILEIYVGRYPFSVDRYQKGYWFRLTWVICMSQPPEAPSTASREFRHFIACCLQREPNKRFSAAQLLQHPFISGHGGGQTQVDQ